A stretch of Halogeometricum sp. S3BR5-2 DNA encodes these proteins:
- a CDS encoding type II toxin-antitoxin system antitoxin SocA domain-containing protein, translated as MYSEDREAVQGRTRFQKMVFLLQQQLETDSSISTYDFEAYDYGPFSKGLYDDLDDLIDRGLVEETREEFDEDKALYEYELTEKGRDLAKRFEDLKETNQVLNLSEELKDEFNQKNLSEVLDFVYSEYPEYTENSVLR; from the coding sequence ATGTATTCCGAGGATCGAGAAGCGGTGCAGGGGAGAACGCGCTTCCAGAAAATGGTCTTCTTACTGCAACAACAACTGGAAACTGATTCTAGCATTAGCACCTATGACTTTGAAGCCTACGACTACGGCCCTTTCTCGAAGGGACTCTACGATGATTTGGATGATCTAATCGACCGAGGGCTTGTAGAAGAAACCCGTGAGGAATTTGACGAGGACAAGGCGCTATACGAGTACGAACTTACTGAGAAAGGACGCGATCTCGCCAAGCGATTCGAAGACCTGAAAGAAACTAATCAGGTGCTTAACCTTTCTGAGGAGCTCAAAGATGAATTCAATCAAAAAAATCTTTCTGAGGTTCTCGATTTCGTTTACTCGGAATACCCAGAGTATACCGAAAACAGCGTTCTTCGGTGA
- a CDS encoding TrmB family transcriptional regulator, whose protein sequence is MAGSEYTISQLRGVLTGDLDWPQYQAAAYCALVMNGELQVKDIELEADIPNSRVYGVLSKLEERGCVKQKGFRPKTYDAIHPRDVISDEVEQFRRKSEQAKSRLEEAWEAERSLFNDDDDTWALDSTRGLVNQVRTAITDAEEAIYAVDANLRWVSREDRELMSDLVDDGVSAKIIGADDDKTVDRLADEGVTTFQSNSIERSFYVIDNSRVIARIGRGGSGVAFSDSAMATIFIRDFEDLASEATEVSPLAP, encoded by the coding sequence ATGGCCGGTAGTGAGTACACAATTAGCCAACTACGGGGTGTTTTGACTGGTGATTTGGATTGGCCCCAGTACCAGGCTGCCGCTTACTGCGCTCTAGTGATGAACGGTGAGCTGCAGGTCAAAGACATTGAGTTGGAGGCCGATATCCCAAACTCGCGCGTTTACGGTGTGCTATCTAAACTGGAAGAGCGAGGTTGTGTCAAGCAGAAAGGGTTCAGGCCGAAAACATACGACGCAATTCATCCACGTGATGTCATCAGCGATGAGGTTGAACAATTCCGACGCAAATCAGAACAGGCAAAGAGTCGCCTTGAAGAAGCATGGGAAGCCGAACGGTCCTTATTCAACGACGACGATGATACGTGGGCATTAGACAGTACGCGAGGACTTGTTAATCAAGTTCGGACAGCCATTACAGACGCTGAAGAAGCAATCTACGCGGTGGATGCCAACCTTCGTTGGGTTTCACGGGAAGATCGTGAGCTGATGTCCGACCTTGTTGATGATGGTGTGAGCGCCAAAATCATCGGAGCAGATGATGACAAGACTGTCGACAGGCTGGCTGACGAGGGTGTGACAACATTCCAATCTAACAGTATTGAGCGCAGCTTCTACGTAATCGATAACAGTCGGGTGATCGCCCGTATCGGGCGGGGTGGATCAGGGGTTGCCTTCTCTGATTCCGCCATGGCAACCATCTTTATTAGAGACTTCGAAGATTTAGCTAGTGAGGCAACAGAGGTGAGTCCACTTGCACCGTAG
- a CDS encoding site-specific integrase, with protein sequence MRLEATAKQDEYKVWMTDAELEELRRAAANHRDDLIIQLGGYVGLRAFEIPQICPEHVKRTPDGDHYRLRVPEGKDTTGNGGKPRDAYLPADVEGDVHRYQTAEDIAPDDLLIDLTERGVRDVVKRTAERAAAETGDDDYQYVSSHDLRRRFAQRLLVDRQMNPRVVMAVGGWDSFQAIEPYLNAPTADVVNDAFEEAGLA encoded by the coding sequence ATGCGACTGGAAGCGACCGCAAAGCAGGACGAATACAAGGTCTGGATGACCGACGCCGAACTCGAGGAGCTGCGGCGGGCCGCTGCGAATCATCGCGACGATCTCATTATCCAGCTCGGCGGCTACGTCGGCCTCCGAGCCTTCGAAATTCCGCAGATTTGCCCGGAACACGTGAAACGCACACCGGACGGGGATCACTACCGACTCCGGGTTCCAGAGGGAAAGGACACGACCGGGAACGGCGGGAAGCCCCGTGATGCCTACCTCCCCGCGGACGTCGAGGGGGACGTTCACCGCTACCAGACTGCCGAAGATATAGCGCCGGACGATTTATTGATCGATCTCACCGAGCGCGGCGTCCGCGACGTCGTGAAGCGCACGGCCGAGCGTGCGGCCGCCGAAACCGGCGACGATGACTACCAGTACGTGAGTTCTCACGATCTCCGCCGCCGCTTCGCGCAACGCCTCCTCGTCGACCGCCAGATGAATCCTCGCGTCGTGATGGCCGTCGGCGGTTGGGATAGCTTCCAGGCTATTGAACCATATCTCAATGCCCCGACGGCCGACGTCGTCAACGACGCCTTCGAGGAGGCCGGGCTCGCATGA